One segment of Methanolinea sp. DNA contains the following:
- the hypB gene encoding hydrogenase nickel incorporation protein HypB, with protein MHHIDVRIERDVYDANRRIAGENARHLREHGVRAFDLLGAIGSGKTALIERLVPLLRERGFRPGAIAGDVYGDDDYRRIKALGIPVVNANTGKECHLDAHLVGHALEELDLDAIDILFIENVGNMVCPTDFPLGAEKRVVIVSATEGDDVVNKHPMMFRECAIGVINKVDLAPLVGADLERMERDMARYHPGMKVFRTNLRKGEGVVPLLDALLA; from the coding sequence ATGCACCACATCGACGTCCGCATCGAGAGGGATGTCTACGATGCCAACCGGCGGATCGCCGGGGAGAACGCGCGGCACCTGCGGGAACACGGCGTCCGCGCCTTCGACCTCCTCGGCGCGATCGGCTCGGGCAAGACTGCCCTCATCGAGAGGCTGGTCCCGCTCCTGCGGGAGAGGGGTTTCAGGCCCGGGGCCATCGCGGGAGACGTCTACGGCGACGACGACTACAGGAGGATCAAGGCGCTCGGCATCCCGGTCGTCAACGCGAACACCGGGAAGGAGTGCCACCTCGACGCGCACCTCGTGGGCCACGCCCTCGAGGAGCTCGACCTCGACGCAATCGACATCCTCTTCATCGAGAACGTCGGCAACATGGTCTGCCCGACCGACTTCCCGCTCGGCGCGGAGAAGAGGGTCGTCATCGTGAGCGCGACGGAGGGCGACGATGTCGTGAACAAGCACCCCATGATGTTCCGGGAGTGCGCAATCGGCGTGATCAACAAGGTGGACCTCGCGCCCCTCGTGGGCGCGGACCTCGAGCGGATGGAGAGGGACATGGCCCGGTACCACCCCGGGATGAAGGTCTTCCGGACGAACCTCCGGAAAGGGGAAGGGGTCGTCCCGCTCCTCGACGCCCTCCTCGCGTGA